In one Lycium barbarum isolate Lr01 chromosome 7, ASM1917538v2, whole genome shotgun sequence genomic region, the following are encoded:
- the LOC132601350 gene encoding putative leucine-rich repeat receptor-like serine/threonine-protein kinase At2g24130, with product MTALVTDFGISRLVKSAEENTNPVDESVSYNSTDGWLCGSIGYIAPEYGMGRRASTKGDVFSFGVLLLEIVTGRRLTDTLFQQGLSLNEWVKSQYSHKIETMIEETLQRCATCTIIPSDHSNIWHDIVLELIELGLVCTQYNAPTRPTMLDVALEIGSIKQYLSSPSNIVFEDVTTKNEDKALFSKRQGYRKKDEERNSRPGVDQKNQHQRSHITRKQTKVSTTNKETSATIAERKDTTPEIVGTRKQGNVATSTQNKQDEEEAWDFETSYAIEIDRKSLSPITLTKKRSLHLQL from the exons ATGACAGCTTTGGTCACAGATTTTGGGATTTCAAGATTAGTAAAATCTGCTGAGGAAAATACTAATCCGGTCGACGAATCAGTTTCTTACAACTCAACAGATGGCTGGCTTTGTGGATCAATTGGTTACATTGCTCCTG AATATGGAATGGGAAGGAGGGCTTCAACAAAAGGAGATGTATTTAGCTTTGGAGTTCTGTTACTCGAGATTGTGACAGGGAGACGTCTCACGGACACTCTTTTTCAACAAGGCTTGAGTTTGAACGAATGGGTGAAGAGTCAGTATTCGCATAAAATCGAGACTATGATTGAAGAAACACTACAAAGATGTGCAACTTGTACAATAATTCCATCCGATCATAGCAATATATGGCATGATATCGTGTTGGAGCTGATAGAACTTGGCCTAGTGTGCACTCAGTACAATGCACCAACTAGGCCAACAATGTTAGATGTTGCACTTGAAATTGGCAGTATAAAACAGTATCTTTCAAGTCCTTCCAACATTGTTTTTGAAGATGTCACAAcaaaaa ATGAAGATAAGGCGCTCTTCAGCAAAAGGCAAGGCTACCGAAAAAAGGATGAGGAGAGAAACTCTCGACCAGGGGTAGACCAGAAGAATCAGCATCAAAGAAGCCATATAACAAGAAAGCAAACAAAAGTTTCAACAACCAACAAAGAGACAAGTGCTACAATTGCGGAAAGAAAGGACACTACACCAGAGATTGTTGGTACAAGAAAGCAAGGTAATGTAGCTACTTCTACCCAAAACAAGCAAGATGAAGAAGAAGCTTGGGATTTTGAGACTTCTTATGCAATTGAAATCGACAGAAAGAGCTTGTCACCTATCACTCTGACGAAGAAAAGGAGTTTGCACTTGCAACTGTAA
- the LOC132602182 gene encoding putative leucine-rich repeat receptor-like serine/threonine-protein kinase At2g24130, translating to MGYSKFSKYNFFFLIMVFYVVLGQKNDQIMLNDRASLLSFMSGIVSDPYHVLESWNSSNIHLCNWTGIVCDKQINRVVELDLSHHSLRGTISSSLSGLSFLQILDLSGNLLQGKIPAEIGYLLKLNQLSLSSNLLEENIPNELGFLHELKYLDLGSNNLSGEIPLPMFCNCSASLQYMDLSNNSLSGKIPMDNYCVLSRLKFLLLWSNQLVGEVPQALSNSSKLEWLDLESNSLSGELPSNIVSKMPKLQFLYLSYNNFVSQSDNTDLMPFFASLVNSSNLQELELAGNNLGGELPPIIGNISKNLAQIHLDDNLIYGPIPTQISNLGNITLLNLSSNHLNGTIPPELCKMGKLERLYLSNNSFSGVIPSAFGNVSHLGLLDLSKNKLSGLIPDSFANLPQLRRLLLHDNYLSGTIAPSLGECVNLEILDLSNNRISGTIPSAVAGLSSLKLYLNLSSNHLHGPIPLELSKMDMVLAIDLSSNNFSATIPSQIGSCIALEYLNLSRNALEGPLPSSIGQLPYLKAIDISFNVLSGQIPETFQASSTLQKLNFSYNHLSGNVTDIGAFSSLTINSFLGNFKLCGSVQGMKSCHEKRGYHFIITILLSLLITPIFCVVGYPLVLRSKFRIQVAGFNSKVIEDTEQGGGRKEQKYPRISHMQLIEATGGFSSSGLIGAGRYGRVYKGVLKNNMSIAVKLIDTQAAGEISGSFKRECQILKRTRHRNSIRIITTCSRTDFKALVFPLMPNGSLENHLYPSHGLRHQLDMAQLVSICSDVAKGVAYLHHYSPVKVMHCDLKPSNILLD from the coding sequence ATGGGCTACTCCAAGTTTTCAAagtacaatttcttcttcttgatTATGGTTTTCTATGTAGTGTTAGGccaaaaaaatgatcaaataaTGTTAAATGATCGCGCCTCACTTCTTTCGTTCATGTCCGGGATTGTTTCTGATCCTTACCATGTACTAGAAAGTTGGAATTCTTCCAACATTCATCTGTGCAATTGGACAGGAATTGTATGTGACAAGCAAATCAATAGAGTTGTGGAGCTTGACCTTAGTCACCATTCGTTACGTGGGACGATTTCTTCATCTCTCTCGGGGCTTTCATTCTTGCAGATTCTTGATTTATCTGGAAACTTGTTACAAGGCAAAATTCCTGCTGAAATAGGCTATCTTTTAAAGCTTAATCAGCTTAGTTTGTCTTCTAATCTTCTCGAAGAGAATATCCCGAACGAATTAGGATTTCTTCATGAATTGAAGTATCTTGATTTGGGAAGTAACAATCTTTCTGGTGAAATTCCTCTGCCTATGTTCTGTAATTGCTCTGCTTCTTTGCAATATATGGACCTTTCTAACAATTCACTTAGCGGTAAAATCCCTATGGACAATTACTGCGTGTTGAGTAGGTTGAAGTTTCTTCTTCTCTGGTCTAACCAACTTGTTGGCGAAGTCCCTCAAGCTCTTTCGAATTCTTCAAAACTAGAATGGCTTGATCTTGAGTCGAATTCATTAAGTGGAGAGCTTCCTTCTAATATCGTAAGTAAAATGCCAAAGTTACAATTTTTGTACTTGTCCTATAACAACTTTGTTAGCCAAAGTGATAACACTGACTTGATGCCTTTTTTCGCGTCCTTAGTTAATTCTTCTAACTTGCAAGAACTTGAGTTAGCTGGAAATAATCTTGGTGGGGAGTTACCTCCTATTATTGGTAACATCTCCAAGAACCTCGCACAAATTCATCTTGATGATAATCTTATTTACGGTCCTATCCCTACACAAATTTCCAATCTTGGAAACATCACTCTTTTGAACTTGTCTAGTAATCACCTCAATGGTACAATTCCTCCTGAGTTGTGCAAAATGGGAAAACTCGAGAGGCTTTATCTGTCGAATAACTCATTCTCGGGTGTCATTCCTTCTGCTTTTGGGAATGTTTCTCATTTAGGCCTTCTTGATCTGTCGAAAAACAAGCTCTCTGGATTGATCCCCGATAGCTTTGCTAATCTTCCGCAACTGAGAAGGCTTCTGTTGCATGACAATTACCTCTCTGGAACGATAGCCCCGAGCCTAGGAGAGTGTGTTAACTTGGAAATTCTTGATCTTTCTAACAACAGGATCTCGGGCACGATTCCAAGTGCAGTTGCTGGATTGAGTAGCTTGAAATTGTATCTTAACTTGTCTAGTAATCACTTACATGGTCCTATTCCCTTAGAGCTCAGCAAAATGGACATGGTATTGGCAATTGATTTGTCTTCAAATAACTTCTCAGCTACTATCCCTTCACAAATTGGCAGCTGCATTGCTCTCGAATACTTGAATCTATCGCGTAATGCTTTAGAAGGACCTCTTCCATCGTCGATAGGTCAATTGCCTTACCTAAAGGCAATAGACATTTCATTCAATGTATTGAGTGGGCAGATACCGGAAACTTTTCAGGCATCGTCAACTTTGCAAAAGCTCAACTTCTCCTATAACCATTTATCCGGGAACGTGACCGATATTGGTGCATTTTCATCACTAACCATTAACTCATTCTTGGGAAATTTTAAGCTTTGTGGCTCAGTACAAGGCATGAAAAGTTGCCACGAAAAGAGAGGTTACCATTTCATAATCACAATCCTCCTTTCATTGCTTATAACTCCCATTTTTTGCGTAGTCGGGTACCCTCTCGTCCTAAGGTCCAAATTCAGGATCCAAGTGGCCGGTTTTAACAGTAAGGTAATTGAAGATACAGAACAAGGTGGAGGGAGGAAAGAGCAAAAGTACCCGAGAATATCACATATGCAGCTGATTGAAGCGACAGGAGGTTTTAGCAGCTCGGGCCTAATAGGAGCAGGACGATATGGGCGGGTTTATAAGGGGGTGCTGAAAAACAACATGAGCATAGCTGTTAAATTAATTGATACACAAGCAGCTGGAGAGATTTCAGGGAGCTTCAAAAGGGAATGCCAAATCTTGAAAAGGACTAGGCACAGGAACTCGATTAGGATCATAACGACGTGTAGCAGGACGGATTTCAAAGCTCTCGTGTTCCCACTGATGCCAAATGGAAGCCTAGAAAACCATTTGTACCCGAGCCATGGGCTGAGACATCAACTTGACATGGCTCAATTGGTTAGCATTTGCAGTGATGTAGCAAAAGGGGTGGCCTATCTCCACCATTATTCGCCCGTTAAAGTCATGCACTGTGACCTAAAGCCAAGTAACATCCTTCTTGATTAA